Proteins encoded in a region of the Podospora pseudopauciseta strain CBS 411.78 chromosome 6, whole genome shotgun sequence genome:
- the DPH5 gene encoding diphthine synthase (COG:J; BUSCO:EOG09263JW5; EggNog:ENOG503NW84) produces the protein MLYLVGLGLSDETDITVKGLEIVKRASRVYLEAYTSILLVDQSVLESYYGRSISIADREMVESNSDEILRDADKEDVAFCVVGDPFGATTHTDLVLRARELGIRVGTVPNASIMSGIGAAGLQLYNFGQTVSMVFFLDNWRPASFYDRIKENRQIGLHTLVLLDIKVKEQSLENMARGRKIYEPPRYMTVGTCASQMLEVEEEKKEGVYGPDSLAIGAARVGGKTEKFVAGTLKELCDADELLGGPLHSLVLLGRRTHELEHDYVREFAVNKENWDRIWKADYEGKH, from the coding sequence atGCTCTACCTCGTCGGCCTAGGCCTCTCAGACGAGACCGACATCACGGTCAAGGGCCTCGAGATCGTCAAGCGCGCCTCCCGCGTCTACCTCGAAGCCTACACCTCgatcctcctcgtcgaccAGTCCGTCCTCGAGTCTTACTACGGccgctccatctccatcgCCGACCGCGAAATGGTCGAGTCCAACTCGGACGAGATCCTCCGCGACGCCGACAAGGAGGACGTCGCCTTTTGCGTCGTCGGCGACCCTTTTGGCGCGACTACACACACCGACCTCGTCCTGAGGGCTCGCGAGCTCGGCATCCGAGTCGGGACTGTGCCTAACGCGAGCATCATGTCTGGAATCGGCGCGGCGGGGTTGCAGCTGTACAACTTTGGGCAGACGGTGTCGATGGTGTTCTTTTTGGACAATTGGAGGCCGGCGAGCTTTTATGATCGGATCAAGGAGAATAGGCAGATTGGGCTGCATacgctggtgctgctggataTCAAGGTGAAGGAGCAGAGCTTGGAGAATATGGCGAGGGGGAGAAAGATTTATGAGCCACCTAGGTATATGACCGTCGGGACTTGCGCCAGTCAAATgctggaggttgaggaggaaaagaaggagggtgTGTACGGGCCAGACAGTCTTGCTATTGGCGCTGCGAGGGTGGGAGGCAAGACGGAGAAGTTTGTTGCCGGTACACTCAAAGAGCTTTGCGATGCCGATGAGCTGCTTGGAGGGCCGCTTCACAGTTTGGTGCTGCTTGGCAGGAGGACACACGAGCTGGAACATGACTATGTCAGGGAATTTGCTGTCAACAAGGAGAACTGGGACAGGATATGGAAGGCTGATTATGAGGGAAAGCATTGA
- the SNU23 gene encoding U4/U6.U5 snRNP associated protein (COG:A; EggNog:ENOG503P28K), which yields MTGKGSAYGQAAGDTDFRKKYDLDEYAAKAAAREAAEKEERKARYEAKLAGKKYYKPMDGTETLTVARNATQDFSKMVGTTSLVPAGAGVGKRGRGAGFYCEACDLTFKDNLQWLEHTNSMQHQRAVGATGQVKKATAEEVHARIEALWQRQQELKREQKEAALKAKTDYGEDVRIEGEHDEDDMMAAMGFTGFGTTAKK from the exons ATGACAGGCAAAGGCTCCGCCTACGGCCAAGCAGCCGGCGACACCGACTTTCGCAAAAAGTATGACCTCGACGAGTACGCCGCCAAAGCCGCCGCCCGCGAAGCCGCCGAGAAGGAAGAGCGCAAAGCCCGGTACGAAGCCAAGCTGGCGGGCAAGAAATACTACAAGCCCATGGACGGTACCGAGACCCTCACCGTCGCGCGCAATGCCACGCAGGACTTCTCCAAGATGGTCGGCACGACGTCTCTGGTGCCAGCCGGCGCCGGGGTCGGAAAAAGAGGACGGGGCGCTGGCTTCTACTGCGAGGCTTGCGACTTGACGTTCAAAGACAATCTACAATGGCTGGAGCACACGAATAGCATGCAGCACCAGCGGGCTGTCGGTGCGACGGGAcaggtgaagaaggcgacggcggaggaggtgcatGCTAGGATTGAGGCGCTGTGGCAAAGGCAGCAGGAGTTGAAGAGGGAGCAG aaggaggcggcgcTGAAGGCGAAGACGGACtatggggaggatgtgaggATCGAAGGGGAGCatgacgaggatgatatGATGGCCGCCATGGGGTTTACTGGCTTCGGGACGACGGCAAAGAAATGA